The following proteins are co-located in the Streptomyces bottropensis ATCC 25435 genome:
- a CDS encoding class I SAM-dependent methyltransferase, translated as MREGHEGTGPGAITPDGCAVELYTRLPVGDEPEVIAGVAPAGARILELGSGVGRMTHPLIERGFTVTAVDESAAMLERVRGARTICGPIEELDLGERFDVVLLASFLVHTGDPEVRRGILRTCLRHVADDGFVLIQREGEDYHTNVPRERVDPRGFTVRVVSAEPVGDGVDSVFVEYLFPDGEWTQTFRARPLTREQFEEALGEAGLAVDRYLTEDRMWVKAVPAVPAG; from the coding sequence ATGCGTGAAGGACACGAGGGGACCGGACCCGGCGCGATCACCCCGGACGGCTGCGCGGTCGAGCTGTATACGCGCCTGCCGGTGGGCGACGAGCCGGAGGTGATCGCGGGGGTCGCGCCCGCGGGCGCACGCATTCTCGAACTGGGCAGCGGTGTGGGCCGCATGACCCACCCCCTGATCGAACGGGGGTTCACCGTCACGGCCGTCGACGAGTCGGCGGCGATGCTGGAGCGGGTGCGCGGGGCCCGCACGATATGCGGCCCGATCGAAGAACTCGACCTGGGGGAGAGGTTCGACGTCGTGCTGCTCGCGTCGTTCCTCGTCCACACCGGCGACCCCGAGGTGCGGCGCGGGATCCTCCGGACCTGTCTGCGGCATGTCGCGGACGACGGCTTCGTGCTGATCCAGCGCGAGGGGGAGGACTACCACACGAACGTGCCCCGGGAGCGGGTCGACCCCCGAGGCTTCACCGTCCGCGTGGTCTCGGCCGAACCGGTCGGGGACGGCGTCGACTCGGTGTTCGTGGAGTATCTCTTCCCGGACGGCGAGTGGACCCAGACGTTCCGGGCGCGACCACTGACCAGGGAGCAGTTCGAGGAGGCGCTGGGGGAGGCGGGGCTCGCGGTCGATCGGTATCTGACGG